A portion of the Pseudomonadota bacterium genome contains these proteins:
- a CDS encoding GGDEF domain-containing protein — translation MALPDDIARTHSIADHALAKIKANELAAFPPNFEIWFAYAAGFNPALNKRINAILREGRHLTQDELEAIRDEFFGSGSFEERVDEVGGKLSGKVTELMGMINDAAGQTSGYSEELRGASKSLAKSSDTDAVRSIVTGLIEKTDEAEKLNRSMSNKLLESEQEIATLKEALESVRYEAMTDQLTGIGNRKRFDRAIEEAITNFAATGEAFGLMVADIDHFKKFNDTHGHQTGDQVLRLVASTLKALVETRGIACRYGGEEFTVILPGASLAETSALAEEIRKAVMGKELVKRSTGETLGRVTISIGVAESRANDTIPAIIERADECLYAAKNAGRNRVITESQMPAGTDADAA, via the coding sequence ATGGCGTTGCCTGACGATATTGCGCGCACGCATTCAATTGCCGATCACGCTCTGGCGAAGATCAAGGCGAATGAATTAGCGGCCTTCCCCCCCAATTTCGAAATCTGGTTTGCGTATGCTGCCGGCTTTAATCCGGCTCTGAACAAGCGCATCAACGCGATTCTACGCGAAGGGCGGCACCTTACCCAAGACGAGCTTGAAGCCATTCGCGACGAATTCTTTGGATCGGGTTCGTTTGAAGAGCGCGTGGATGAGGTTGGCGGCAAGCTTTCGGGCAAGGTCACCGAGCTGATGGGCATGATCAACGATGCGGCCGGGCAGACCAGTGGCTACAGCGAAGAGCTGCGTGGCGCGTCAAAGAGCCTTGCAAAAAGCTCGGACACCGATGCCGTTCGTTCGATCGTGACGGGCTTGATCGAGAAGACCGATGAAGCGGAAAAGTTAAACCGCTCGATGTCGAATAAACTTCTCGAAAGCGAGCAAGAGATCGCCACTCTGAAAGAAGCGCTCGAATCTGTTCGCTACGAGGCTATGACCGACCAGCTGACGGGCATTGGCAATCGCAAACGCTTTGATCGGGCGATTGAAGAAGCCATCACGAACTTCGCGGCGACCGGCGAAGCGTTTGGTCTGATGGTCGCCGATATCGATCATTTCAAGAAATTCAACGATACGCATGGCCACCAGACTGGCGATCAGGTTCTGCGCCTGGTTGCAAGCACGCTGAAGGCGCTCGTTGAAACCCGTGGTATCGCCTGCCGCTATGGTGGGGAAGAATTCACCGTCATCTTACCGGGTGCCTCGCTTGCCGAAACCAGCGCATTGGCTGAAGAGATTCGCAAAGCGGTCATGGGCAAGGAGCTGGTTAAGCGCTCAACCGGCGAAACTTTGGGGCGTGTGACCATTTCCATCGGCGTTGCCGAAAGCCGCGCAAACGATACGATACCGGCAATCATTGAGCGCGCCGACGAGTGCCTCTACGCCGCCAAAAATGCTGGGCGCAATCGCGTCATCACAGAGTCCCAGATGCCAGCGGGTACAGACGCGGACGCAGCCTAA
- a CDS encoding iron-sulfur cluster assembly accessory protein: MGFALLTLSDTAKEHIGALLADQGAEAGLRLSLKKGGCAGMEYKLDIAETKPQGDDALEDGPARVFIEPSAMLYLLGTHIDYEVTKMRSGFVFKNPNEVSACGCGESVELKPAQAV; this comes from the coding sequence ATGGGTTTCGCCCTTTTGACCCTTTCAGACACGGCCAAAGAGCACATTGGCGCCCTGCTCGCCGATCAGGGTGCTGAGGCAGGCCTGCGGCTGAGCCTGAAAAAAGGCGGCTGCGCTGGGATGGAGTACAAGCTCGACATCGCCGAGACCAAACCTCAGGGAGATGATGCGCTCGAAGATGGACCGGCGCGGGTGTTTATCGAGCCGTCTGCGATGCTGTACCTTTTGGGCACACACATCGATTATGAAGTTACCAAGATGCGATCTGGGTTCGTCTTCAAAAACCCCAACGAGGTTTCTGCTTGCGGGTGCGGCGAGTCGGTCGAATTGAAGCCTGCACAAGCGGTGTAG
- a CDS encoding SUF system Fe-S cluster assembly protein translates to MPGAGTAIPQQELEKITDDIIAALKTVYDPEIPVDIYELGLIYKVDIDDDRKVLIHMTLTAPGCPVAGEMPGWVENAVCTVAGVSDVQVEMVFDPPWSPERMSEEAQVAIGWF, encoded by the coding sequence ATGCCGGGCGCTGGCACGGCTATCCCTCAGCAGGAACTTGAGAAGATCACCGACGATATCATCGCGGCGCTCAAGACGGTGTACGATCCGGAAATCCCGGTTGATATCTATGAGCTTGGGCTGATCTACAAGGTCGACATTGATGATGACCGCAAGGTTCTGATCCACATGACCCTCACGGCACCGGGTTGCCCCGTCGCCGGCGAAATGCCCGGTTGGGTGGAAAACGCGGTCTGCACCGTTGCAGGTGTATCAGATGTGCAAGTCGAAATGGTCTTTGATCCCCCCTGGTCACCTGAGCGCATGTCCGAGGAAGCTCAGGTTGCAATCGGCTGGTTTTAA
- a CDS encoding cysteine desulfurase, translating to MSVAESTAPHGFDVDAIREDFPALRTVVNGHSLVYLDNAASAQKPDHVIEGTAEFYRTSYANVHRGLHYLSNAATDAYEAARGKVAAFLGASSADEIVFTRSVTEALNLVAHGLGQDIQPGDEIILSIMEHHSNIVPWDFLRTGKGAVIKWVPTLEDGSFDLDAFDGLLSDRTRIVSLTHMSNVLGSLTPVRAVADRLADRPDVTFVVDGAQGAVHLPVNVQALGCDFYAVTGHKLYGPSGIGALWGKASKLADLPPYMGGGEMIDEVREDGVTFAEPPGRFEAGTPPIAQAVGLGLALDYIEQVGREAIARHETELLTYAMEQIGAMNSVRIMGEAPGKGAIVSFEVEGAHAHDVSTLLDRYGVAVRAGTHCAQPLLKRYGVSSSCRASFGMYNSFDDVDRLVGALGKAQAFFG from the coding sequence ATGAGCGTTGCTGAGAGTACCGCGCCACACGGCTTTGATGTGGATGCGATCCGTGAGGATTTTCCAGCCTTGCGGACCGTCGTAAACGGGCACTCGCTCGTTTATCTCGATAATGCCGCCTCGGCACAAAAGCCTGACCATGTGATCGAGGGAACGGCAGAATTCTACCGGACGTCCTATGCGAACGTGCACCGCGGGCTTCATTATCTGTCCAACGCGGCGACGGACGCCTACGAGGCAGCGCGTGGCAAGGTTGCCGCTTTTCTGGGTGCTTCAAGCGCCGATGAGATCGTGTTCACTCGTTCGGTGACCGAGGCGCTTAATCTGGTCGCGCACGGGCTTGGTCAGGATATCCAGCCAGGCGACGAGATCATCCTGTCGATCATGGAGCACCACTCCAACATTGTGCCGTGGGACTTCCTCCGCACAGGCAAAGGCGCGGTCATCAAATGGGTGCCAACCTTAGAAGACGGCAGCTTCGATCTCGACGCATTCGACGGCTTGCTCAGTGATCGCACACGCATCGTTTCGCTGACCCACATGTCAAACGTTCTGGGTTCGTTGACCCCTGTCCGGGCTGTTGCAGACCGGTTGGCAGACAGGCCCGATGTAACGTTCGTTGTTGATGGTGCCCAGGGAGCCGTGCACCTGCCGGTGAATGTGCAGGCTCTGGGCTGTGATTTTTATGCCGTGACCGGCCATAAGCTGTACGGCCCCTCAGGGATCGGCGCGCTTTGGGGCAAGGCGTCCAAACTCGCGGACCTACCGCCCTACATGGGTGGTGGCGAAATGATCGACGAGGTACGCGAAGATGGGGTAACTTTTGCGGAGCCGCCAGGGCGCTTTGAAGCAGGGACGCCGCCGATTGCACAAGCGGTAGGGCTGGGTCTGGCTCTCGACTATATCGAGCAGGTCGGCCGCGAAGCCATTGCACGCCATGAGACCGAGTTGTTGACCTATGCGATGGAACAGATCGGGGCCATGAACTCGGTGCGGATCATGGGTGAAGCGCCGGGAAAAGGTGCGATTGTGTCCTTCGAGGTGGAGGGTGCGCACGCCCATGATGTGTCGACGCTGTTGGACCGTTACGGCGTTGCGGTGCGGGCCGGGACGCACTGCGCGCAGCCGCTGCTGAAGCGCTATGGCGTCAGCAGTTCCTGTCGTGCGTCCTTTGGGATGTATAACAGCTTTGACGATGTTGACCGCCTCGTTGGCGCGCTGGGCAAAGCTCAGGCCTTTTTTGGGTAG
- the sufD gene encoding Fe-S cluster assembly protein SufD, with protein MNAYLKRIRTDAETAVLNAFSGIEDDLPGRAETHAARRSRMALFERVGLPHRRIEQWKYTDLRSLMRTWAPLAEVAGDVETPLPLLDGALQIVIADGFVQKMDDLPAGIAVRSLGDALADGEAALDGADTPDRAIDALNAAFVRDGIILAVDAGAKIETPIELVFVGSDQTAMRHSRAHIVVGEGASLTMVERHTTPEGASAQCSCVAKYAIGDGAVLDVLRLQDEGGEAVHLGESSFDIAGDARVRVLHINAGAKLARVETRASFMGEGARFDVAGLTMASDRQHLDQTLYVDHLVPHCESTETFKTVIDDAAKAVFQGKIVVAQDAQKTDAQMASDALLLSETADMIAKPELEIFADDVSCAHGATCGEIDEDLMFYLSARGIAPPQARKLLLQVFLSEGAELFEDHPFEQIAITAVERWLEEHAGR; from the coding sequence ATGAACGCTTATTTGAAACGAATCCGCACCGACGCCGAGACCGCGGTCCTGAACGCGTTTTCAGGGATCGAAGATGATCTTCCCGGTCGGGCGGAAACCCACGCGGCACGTCGGTCGCGCATGGCGCTGTTTGAGCGCGTTGGGCTTCCACATCGCCGCATCGAGCAGTGGAAGTATACTGACCTGCGCTCGCTCATGCGGACCTGGGCTCCGCTAGCCGAAGTGGCTGGCGATGTCGAGACGCCATTGCCGTTGCTTGATGGGGCGCTGCAGATTGTGATTGCGGATGGCTTCGTCCAGAAGATGGATGACCTTCCTGCCGGTATCGCCGTGCGCTCTCTCGGCGACGCCTTAGCCGATGGCGAGGCGGCGCTTGATGGTGCCGATACGCCGGACCGGGCAATCGACGCCCTAAACGCAGCGTTTGTGCGCGATGGGATTATTCTGGCGGTCGACGCAGGCGCGAAAATCGAAACGCCGATTGAACTGGTCTTTGTCGGCTCCGATCAAACCGCGATGCGTCATAGCCGTGCGCACATTGTTGTCGGTGAGGGCGCGTCCTTGACGATGGTTGAGCGGCATACGACCCCGGAAGGGGCGAGCGCTCAGTGTAGCTGCGTTGCCAAATATGCCATCGGCGACGGTGCCGTGCTGGATGTTTTGCGCTTGCAGGACGAAGGCGGGGAGGCGGTTCATCTCGGTGAAAGCAGTTTTGACATTGCCGGCGACGCGCGCGTTCGTGTCTTGCACATCAATGCAGGGGCCAAACTGGCGCGGGTAGAGACCCGGGCGAGCTTCATGGGTGAGGGCGCACGGTTTGACGTGGCCGGCCTGACCATGGCGTCCGACCGCCAGCACCTTGATCAGACATTGTATGTCGACCATTTGGTGCCGCATTGCGAGAGCACCGAAACGTTCAAAACGGTGATCGATGACGCTGCGAAGGCGGTGTTTCAGGGTAAGATCGTCGTGGCGCAGGACGCCCAGAAGACAGATGCGCAAATGGCTTCCGACGCGCTTTTGCTGTCTGAGACGGCGGACATGATCGCCAAGCCTGAGCTGGAGATCTTCGCCGATGATGTCAGCTGTGCGCACGGCGCGACGTGTGGCGAGATTGACGAGGACCTCATGTTCTACCTCTCCGCACGCGGTATTGCGCCGCCTCAGGCGCGAAAACTGCTCTTGCAGGTTTTTTTGTCCGAAGGGGCGGAACTGTTTGAGGATCATCCGTTCGAACAGATAGCGATAACGGCTGTCGAGCGGTGGCTTGAGGAGCATGCCGGCCGGTAG
- the sufC gene encoding Fe-S cluster assembly ATPase SufC, with amino-acid sequence MLEIKNLHARIADDGTEILKGIDLTIPDGEVHAIMGPNGSGKSTLSYVLAGKEDYEVTEGEVLLDGENILEMDPHERSNAGLFLAFQYPIEIPGVATMTFLRTALNAKRKASGMAELTTPEFMKVVKEKAGELNITTDMLKRPLNVGFSGGEKKRNEIMQMALLEPKMGVLDETDSGLDIDALKVVADGVNALRGPGRSFLVITHYQRLLDHIVPDVVHVLSAGRIVKTGDKDLALELEAKGYADIIANAA; translated from the coding sequence ATGCTTGAGATCAAAAACCTCCACGCTCGGATCGCCGATGACGGCACCGAGATCCTCAAGGGTATCGACCTGACGATCCCCGACGGCGAGGTACACGCGATCATGGGGCCCAACGGCTCAGGCAAGTCGACGCTGTCGTATGTGCTGGCTGGCAAGGAAGACTATGAAGTCACCGAAGGGGAGGTGTTGCTGGATGGCGAAAACATCCTCGAGATGGATCCGCATGAGCGTTCGAATGCAGGTCTCTTCCTGGCTTTCCAATATCCGATCGAGATCCCCGGTGTGGCAACCATGACGTTCTTGCGGACGGCGCTTAACGCCAAGCGGAAAGCGTCTGGCATGGCCGAGCTGACCACGCCTGAGTTCATGAAAGTGGTTAAGGAGAAGGCGGGCGAGCTGAACATTACCACCGACATGCTCAAGCGTCCGCTCAATGTTGGCTTTTCCGGCGGCGAGAAGAAGCGCAACGAGATCATGCAGATGGCGCTTCTAGAACCCAAGATGGGTGTCCTTGATGAGACGGATTCGGGTCTCGACATCGATGCGTTGAAGGTCGTGGCCGATGGCGTCAACGCGCTGCGCGGTCCGGGTCGATCCTTCCTGGTGATCACCCACTATCAGCGCCTTCTTGACCACATCGTGCCCGACGTCGTGCACGTTCTGTCTGCGGGCCGGATCGTCAAGACCGGCGACAAGGACTTGGCGCTTGAGCTCGAAGCCAAAGGCTACGCTGATATCATCGCCAACGCCGCGTGA
- the sufB gene encoding Fe-S cluster assembly protein SufB: MPAVQETIEQVREIDVDKYKYGFETDIDMEFAPKGLNEDIVRFISGKKGEPEWLTEWRLDAYQRFQTMSRPEWARVDYPEIDLQELHFYAAPKSTDGPKSLDEVDPELLRTYEKLGIPLKEQEILAGVRKMDEPSHLDEESGSLEGKVAVDAVFDSVSVVTTFKKELAKHGIVFCSISEAVHTHPELVKKYLGSVVPVTDNYYATLNSAVFSDGSFVYIPKGVRCPMELSTYFRINAENTGQFERTLIIADEGAYVSYLEGCTAPMRDENQLHAAVVELVALDDAEIKYSTVQNWYPGDADGKGGIYNFVTKRGDCRGDNSKISWTQVETGSAITWKYPSCVLRGDNSVGEFYSIAISNGRQQVDSGTKMIHIGKNTSSKIIAKGIAAGKSDNTYRGLVSIARNAKNARNFTQCDSLLIGDTCGAHTIPYIEAKNSKAVLEHEATTSKISDDQMFYCLQRGLNEEEAVALIVNGFVKDVLQKLPMEFMVETQKLIGISLEGSVG; the protein is encoded by the coding sequence ATGCCAGCGGTTCAGGAAACCATTGAGCAGGTCCGTGAGATCGATGTCGACAAGTACAAATATGGCTTTGAGACCGACATCGATATGGAGTTCGCACCAAAGGGTCTGAACGAGGATATCGTTCGGTTTATCTCGGGCAAGAAGGGCGAGCCCGAATGGCTTACCGAGTGGCGACTGGATGCCTATCAGCGATTCCAGACTATGAGCCGACCGGAGTGGGCGCGCGTTGATTATCCAGAGATCGATTTGCAGGAGCTGCATTTTTATGCCGCGCCGAAGTCGACCGACGGCCCCAAGAGCCTCGATGAGGTCGATCCGGAGCTGCTGCGCACCTACGAAAAGCTGGGTATTCCGCTCAAGGAGCAGGAAATTCTCGCTGGCGTGCGCAAGATGGATGAGCCGTCACACCTCGACGAGGAAAGCGGTTCGCTCGAAGGTAAGGTCGCCGTCGATGCGGTGTTCGATTCCGTCTCCGTTGTCACGACCTTCAAGAAAGAGCTGGCAAAGCACGGGATCGTCTTCTGCTCCATTTCCGAGGCGGTCCATACCCACCCGGAACTGGTGAAGAAGTATCTCGGTTCAGTGGTTCCGGTCACCGACAACTACTATGCCACGCTGAATTCGGCGGTCTTCTCCGATGGCTCGTTTGTCTACATCCCCAAGGGCGTGCGCTGCCCGATGGAGCTGTCGACCTACTTCCGGATCAACGCTGAGAACACTGGCCAGTTCGAGCGCACGCTCATCATCGCTGACGAAGGCGCGTATGTGAGTTACCTCGAGGGTTGCACGGCGCCCATGCGCGATGAAAACCAGCTGCATGCCGCTGTTGTTGAGCTTGTTGCGCTCGACGACGCCGAAATCAAATATTCCACCGTCCAGAATTGGTATCCGGGCGACGCGGACGGCAAAGGCGGCATCTACAACTTCGTCACCAAGCGTGGTGATTGCCGCGGCGATAACTCCAAGATTTCCTGGACGCAGGTTGAGACCGGCTCGGCGATCACGTGGAAATATCCCTCGTGCGTCCTTCGTGGCGACAACTCGGTTGGCGAGTTTTACTCAATTGCCATTTCCAACGGTCGCCAGCAGGTCGATTCGGGAACCAAGATGATCCACATCGGCAAAAACACGTCGTCAAAGATCATCGCCAAGGGCATCGCCGCAGGGAAGTCGGACAACACCTATCGCGGCTTGGTGTCGATCGCGCGGAACGCGAAAAATGCGCGCAACTTTACCCAGTGTGATTCGCTCCTGATCGGTGACACCTGCGGCGCGCACACCATCCCCTACATCGAGGCGAAAAATTCCAAAGCCGTCCTTGAGCATGAGGCGACGACATCAAAAATCTCCGATGATCAGATGTTTTACTGCCTGCAGCGTGGGCTGAACGAGGAAGAGGCCGTGGCGTTGATCGTAAACGGCTTCGTCAAAGACGTGCTGCAAAAGCTGCCGATGGAATTCATGGTTGAGACGCAGAAACTCATCGGCATCTCACTCGAAGGCTCGGTCGGCTAG
- a CDS encoding cysteine desulfurase family protein, protein MDARTSVYCDYNATAPLRDSARQAMLGAMAVDGNPSSIHANGRSARRTIEDARKTILMGLGAEDYRLVFTSGATEALAMVLRPTTKRAHDKADMALPYGRNSRLFVATTEHVAALDGHGFESPTKLAVDQSGVVDLAALDAHLDRASDDDALVCVHGANNETGVVQPIADIARRCREAGALFVSDLVQWIGREPIPDPLPDVMIISAHKLGGPAGVGALVYNPATVEFGPALIRGGGQEMGARAGTENRVGIAGFAAAVAEALGEQEAEANRVAGLRDSFELALKEAFPSAIVFGDGAHRLPNTSCFALEGRQASTTLMRLDLEGIALSSGSACSSGKVKASHVLAAMGADDLLANCALRLSLGYGTTESDIRRVIEALRR, encoded by the coding sequence ATGGATGCGCGCACAAGCGTCTACTGCGACTACAACGCGACAGCTCCGCTGCGTGACAGCGCGCGGCAGGCCATGCTTGGCGCGATGGCGGTCGACGGCAACCCCTCGTCGATCCATGCCAACGGTCGTTCGGCCCGCCGTACGATTGAAGACGCCCGTAAGACAATTCTTATGGGGCTCGGTGCTGAAGACTATCGGTTGGTGTTCACCTCAGGTGCGACCGAAGCGCTGGCGATGGTTCTGCGCCCGACCACGAAAAGGGCGCACGACAAGGCAGACATGGCCCTGCCATATGGCCGGAATTCGCGCCTGTTTGTCGCGACAACCGAGCATGTCGCAGCGCTAGACGGACACGGCTTCGAGTCGCCAACCAAGTTGGCAGTCGATCAATCCGGTGTCGTTGATCTTGCCGCTCTCGATGCGCACCTCGATAGGGCGAGCGATGATGACGCGCTAGTTTGTGTTCACGGCGCGAACAATGAGACGGGCGTTGTTCAGCCAATCGCGGATATTGCTCGCCGGTGCCGAGAGGCGGGGGCGCTGTTTGTCAGCGACCTCGTCCAGTGGATTGGCCGCGAACCTATCCCCGACCCGCTGCCTGACGTGATGATCATCTCCGCGCACAAACTTGGTGGACCGGCGGGGGTCGGTGCTCTGGTGTACAACCCCGCAACCGTCGAGTTTGGACCGGCGCTGATCCGTGGTGGCGGCCAGGAAATGGGTGCCCGCGCGGGGACCGAGAACCGCGTTGGCATTGCGGGATTCGCGGCCGCGGTCGCCGAGGCGCTCGGCGAGCAGGAGGCAGAGGCAAACCGGGTTGCGGGGCTACGCGATTCGTTCGAATTGGCTCTCAAGGAGGCTTTTCCGTCGGCTATTGTGTTTGGGGATGGCGCGCATCGCCTGCCCAACACAAGCTGCTTCGCCCTTGAGGGCAGGCAAGCCTCAACAACCCTCATGCGGCTTGACCTAGAGGGGATCGCGCTTTCCTCCGGCAGCGCCTGTTCATCGGGAAAGGTCAAGGCGAGCCATGTACTGGCTGCGATGGGCGCAGACGACCTGCTGGCCAACTGCGCGCTGCGCCTCAGCCTTGGCTACGGCACGACCGAAAGCGACATAAGGCGTGTCATCGAAGCCCTGCGGCGTTGA
- a CDS encoding alpha/beta hydrolase, producing MPEQIYQGPSGRLEGRLHPAPERGAPTAILLHPHPQFGGTMNNPIVYQMYYMFVERGFSVLRFNSRGVGRSQGYFDHGVGELADAAGSLDWLQSLNPDSRFTWIAGFSFGAWIGMQLLMRRPEVAGFISVAPPANLHDFSFLAPCPSSGLIIHGDQDKVVPMKDVQALVDKLKTQKGITIDHQTVQGANHFFEDKLEELDQRCQDYLDYRLANPGMR from the coding sequence ATGCCCGAACAGATCTACCAAGGCCCCTCCGGCAGGCTTGAAGGGCGTCTGCATCCCGCGCCCGAGCGCGGCGCGCCGACCGCCATTCTTCTGCACCCCCACCCGCAGTTTGGCGGAACCATGAACAACCCTATCGTCTATCAGATGTACTACATGTTTGTGGAACGCGGCTTTTCGGTTCTGCGATTCAACTCGCGCGGTGTCGGGCGGAGCCAGGGCTACTTCGATCATGGTGTAGGCGAGTTGGCCGATGCTGCCGGCTCCCTTGATTGGCTGCAAAGCCTCAATCCTGACAGCCGGTTCACTTGGATTGCCGGATTCTCATTCGGCGCTTGGATCGGCATGCAGTTGCTGATGCGCCGGCCCGAGGTCGCCGGCTTCATCTCGGTCGCGCCACCGGCAAACCTTCACGATTTCTCATTCCTTGCCCCCTGCCCTTCATCGGGACTGATTATCCACGGCGATCAGGATAAAGTCGTCCCCATGAAAGATGTGCAAGCGCTCGTCGATAAGCTGAAGACACAAAAAGGGATCACCATCGACCACCAGACGGTTCAGGGCGCGAACCATTTCTTCGAAGACAAGCTTGAGGAGCTTGACCAGCGTTGCCAGGACTATCTCGACTACCGGCTGGCAAATCCCGGCATGCGCTAA